Proteins from one Dromiciops gliroides isolate mDroGli1 chromosome 6, mDroGli1.pri, whole genome shotgun sequence genomic window:
- the BDNF gene encoding brain-derived neurotrophic factor isoform X1: MTILFLTMVISYFGCMKAAPMKETSVRGQGSLAYPGMRTHGTLESLNGPKAGSRGLTSLADTFEHVIEELLDEDQNIQPREENKDADLYTSRVMLSSQVPLEPPLLFLLEEYKNYLDAANMSMRVRRHSDPARRGELSVCDSISEWVTAADKKTAVDMSGGTVTVLEKVPVPKGQLKQYFYETKCNPMGYTKEGCRGIDKRHWNSQCRTTQSYVRALTMDNKKRVGWRFIRIDTSCVCTLTIKRGR; encoded by the coding sequence ATGACCATCCTTTTCCTTACTATGGTTATTTCATACTTTGGTTGCATGAAGGCTGCCCCAATGAAAGAAACCAGTGTCCGAGGACAAGGCAGCTTGGCCTACCCGGGTATGCGGACCCACGGAACTCTGGAGAGTCTAAATGGTCCCAAGGCAGGTTCAAGGGGACTGACATCATTGGCTGACACTTTTGAACATGTGATAGAGGAGCTTCTGGACGAGGACCAGAATATTCAGCCGAGGGAGGAGAATAAGGATGCCGACTTGTACACGTCTAGGGTCATGCTCAGCAGCCAAGTGCCTTTGGAACCCCCACTGCTCTTTCTCCTTGAGGAATACAAAAATTACCTGGATGCAGCAAACATGTCCATGAGGGTCCGTCGCCACTCCGACCCTGCCCGTCGGGGGGAGCTGAGCGTGTGTGACAGTATTAGCGAGTGGGTCACGGCGGCGGATAAAAAGACTGCAGTGGACATGTCGGGTGGGACAGTCACAGTCCTTGAAAAGGTCCCAGTCCCGAAAGGCCAACTGAAGCAATACTTCTACGAGACCAAGTGTAATCCCATGGGTTACACAAAAGAGGGCTGCAGAGGTATAGACAAAAGGCATTGGAATTCCCAATGTCGAACTACCCAGTCTTATGTGCGGGCGCTCACCATGGATAATAAAAAGCGAGTTGGCTGGAGGTTCATCAGAATAGACACTTCTTGTGTATGTACACTGACCATTAAAAGGGGAAGATAG
- the BDNF gene encoding brain-derived neurotrophic factor isoform X2, with amino-acid sequence MIFSADLMSLVNLELQMSESNFHQVRRVMTILFLTMVISYFGCMKAAPMKETSVRGQGSLAYPGMRTHGTLESLNGPKAGSRGLTSLADTFEHVIEELLDEDQNIQPREENKDADLYTSRVMLSSQVPLEPPLLFLLEEYKNYLDAANMSMRVRRHSDPARRGELSVCDSISEWVTAADKKTAVDMSGGTVTVLEKVPVPKGQLKQYFYETKCNPMGYTKEGCRGIDKRHWNSQCRTTQSYVRALTMDNKKRVGWRFIRIDTSCVCTLTIKRGR; translated from the coding sequence TTCCACCAGGTGAGAAGAGTGATGACCATCCTTTTCCTTACTATGGTTATTTCATACTTTGGTTGCATGAAGGCTGCCCCAATGAAAGAAACCAGTGTCCGAGGACAAGGCAGCTTGGCCTACCCGGGTATGCGGACCCACGGAACTCTGGAGAGTCTAAATGGTCCCAAGGCAGGTTCAAGGGGACTGACATCATTGGCTGACACTTTTGAACATGTGATAGAGGAGCTTCTGGACGAGGACCAGAATATTCAGCCGAGGGAGGAGAATAAGGATGCCGACTTGTACACGTCTAGGGTCATGCTCAGCAGCCAAGTGCCTTTGGAACCCCCACTGCTCTTTCTCCTTGAGGAATACAAAAATTACCTGGATGCAGCAAACATGTCCATGAGGGTCCGTCGCCACTCCGACCCTGCCCGTCGGGGGGAGCTGAGCGTGTGTGACAGTATTAGCGAGTGGGTCACGGCGGCGGATAAAAAGACTGCAGTGGACATGTCGGGTGGGACAGTCACAGTCCTTGAAAAGGTCCCAGTCCCGAAAGGCCAACTGAAGCAATACTTCTACGAGACCAAGTGTAATCCCATGGGTTACACAAAAGAGGGCTGCAGAGGTATAGACAAAAGGCATTGGAATTCCCAATGTCGAACTACCCAGTCTTATGTGCGGGCGCTCACCATGGATAATAAAAAGCGAGTTGGCTGGAGGTTCATCAGAATAGACACTTCTTGTGTATGTACACTGACCATTAAAAGGGGAAGATAG
- the BDNF gene encoding brain-derived neurotrophic factor isoform X3: MFHQVRRVMTILFLTMVISYFGCMKAAPMKETSVRGQGSLAYPGMRTHGTLESLNGPKAGSRGLTSLADTFEHVIEELLDEDQNIQPREENKDADLYTSRVMLSSQVPLEPPLLFLLEEYKNYLDAANMSMRVRRHSDPARRGELSVCDSISEWVTAADKKTAVDMSGGTVTVLEKVPVPKGQLKQYFYETKCNPMGYTKEGCRGIDKRHWNSQCRTTQSYVRALTMDNKKRVGWRFIRIDTSCVCTLTIKRGR, from the coding sequence TTCCACCAGGTGAGAAGAGTGATGACCATCCTTTTCCTTACTATGGTTATTTCATACTTTGGTTGCATGAAGGCTGCCCCAATGAAAGAAACCAGTGTCCGAGGACAAGGCAGCTTGGCCTACCCGGGTATGCGGACCCACGGAACTCTGGAGAGTCTAAATGGTCCCAAGGCAGGTTCAAGGGGACTGACATCATTGGCTGACACTTTTGAACATGTGATAGAGGAGCTTCTGGACGAGGACCAGAATATTCAGCCGAGGGAGGAGAATAAGGATGCCGACTTGTACACGTCTAGGGTCATGCTCAGCAGCCAAGTGCCTTTGGAACCCCCACTGCTCTTTCTCCTTGAGGAATACAAAAATTACCTGGATGCAGCAAACATGTCCATGAGGGTCCGTCGCCACTCCGACCCTGCCCGTCGGGGGGAGCTGAGCGTGTGTGACAGTATTAGCGAGTGGGTCACGGCGGCGGATAAAAAGACTGCAGTGGACATGTCGGGTGGGACAGTCACAGTCCTTGAAAAGGTCCCAGTCCCGAAAGGCCAACTGAAGCAATACTTCTACGAGACCAAGTGTAATCCCATGGGTTACACAAAAGAGGGCTGCAGAGGTATAGACAAAAGGCATTGGAATTCCCAATGTCGAACTACCCAGTCTTATGTGCGGGCGCTCACCATGGATAATAAAAAGCGAGTTGGCTGGAGGTTCATCAGAATAGACACTTCTTGTGTATGTACACTGACCATTAAAAGGGGAAGATAG